The following proteins are encoded in a genomic region of Vibrio tasmaniensis:
- the tyrA gene encoding bifunctional chorismate mutase/prephenate dehydrogenase, with the protein MAVELNELRDQIDAVDKQMLDLLAQRLALVEKVGEVKSEHGLPIYVPEREAAMLASRRQEAEKIGVPPQLIEDILRRTMRESYASEKDSGFKCLNPELRSVVIVGGNGQLGGLFGRMFKLSGYEVKILGSQDWDRADEILDNAGLVVVTVPIHLTEGVIAKLGNLPSDCILCDLTSIKSKPLQAMLDMHQGPVVGLHPMFGPDVPSLAKQVIVYSDGRGSESYQWLLNQFGIWGASLCQMDAAEHDHGMTLIQALRHFTSFAYGLHLSKENPNIDQLLKLSSPIYRLEIAMVGRLFAQDPNLYGDIILSSDENIEMIRRFHSRFGEALEILDGKDKAKFVESFNQVSDWFGDYSQQFLQESQSLLKQAHDSIHRG; encoded by the coding sequence ATGGCCGTTGAACTGAACGAATTACGCGACCAAATCGATGCTGTCGATAAACAAATGTTGGATTTACTGGCTCAACGACTGGCTCTAGTAGAGAAAGTCGGAGAAGTAAAAAGTGAACATGGTTTACCTATTTATGTACCGGAACGTGAAGCCGCGATGTTGGCATCTCGTCGTCAAGAAGCCGAGAAAATAGGGGTTCCACCGCAGTTAATCGAAGATATTTTGCGTCGTACGATGCGTGAGTCTTATGCCAGTGAGAAAGATTCGGGCTTTAAGTGCCTTAATCCAGAGTTACGTTCAGTGGTTATCGTTGGTGGTAATGGTCAACTTGGTGGTCTGTTTGGTCGTATGTTCAAGCTTTCTGGTTACGAAGTGAAAATTCTTGGCAGCCAAGATTGGGATAGAGCCGACGAGATCTTAGATAATGCTGGCCTTGTGGTTGTTACGGTTCCAATTCACCTGACAGAAGGTGTGATTGCGAAACTGGGTAACCTACCAAGCGATTGTATTCTTTGTGATTTGACGTCGATTAAATCCAAACCTCTTCAAGCCATGTTAGACATGCACCAAGGCCCAGTGGTTGGGTTGCACCCAATGTTTGGTCCAGATGTTCCAAGCCTTGCGAAACAAGTGATTGTTTACAGTGACGGCCGTGGCTCTGAAAGCTACCAATGGTTACTGAATCAATTTGGTATTTGGGGCGCGAGCCTTTGCCAGATGGATGCTGCTGAACACGATCACGGCATGACATTGATTCAAGCACTGCGCCACTTCACCTCTTTTGCTTACGGCTTGCACCTAAGTAAAGAGAACCCGAACATTGATCAGCTTCTGAAGCTAAGCTCGCCAATCTACCGACTTGAGATTGCGATGGTTGGTCGTCTGTTTGCTCAAGACCCGAATTTGTACGGTGATATCATTCTCTCTTCAGATGAGAACATTGAGATGATTCGACGTTTCCATAGTCGTTTCGGTGAAGCATTAGAAATCTTAGATGGCAAAGATAAAGCCAAGTTTGTTGAGAGCTTTAATCAAGTGAGCGATTGGTTTGGCGACTATTCGCAACAATTCTTGCAAGAGAGCCAAAGCCTTCTAAAACAAGCACATGACTCGATTCATCGTGGTTAA
- a CDS encoding 3-deoxy-7-phosphoheptulonate synthase, which translates to MQKSELSNVNIIDEQVLITPEELKAKLPLSDNARRFIQESRQTIADIIHKKDHRMLVVCGPCSIHDIEAAKEYAKRLKAISEQLSDQLYIVMRVYFEKPRTTVGWKGLINDPHLDGTFDIEHGLHVGRELLVELAEMEIPLATEALDPISPQYLADTFSWAAIGARTTESQTHREMASGLSMPIGFKNGTDGNLGTAINAMQAASSSHRFMGISREGQVALLTTQGNPNGHVILRGGKQTNYDSVSVHECEQELGKSGLEAALMVDCSHANSRKDFRRQPLVAEDVIHQIREGNKSIIGLMIESHINEGNQSSDIPLNEMKYGVSITDACINWDSTEALLKHAHTELVPFLENRLKG; encoded by the coding sequence ATGCAGAAAAGTGAATTAAGCAATGTCAATATCATCGACGAACAGGTACTGATTACTCCTGAGGAGTTAAAAGCAAAACTGCCTTTGAGTGATAATGCTCGTCGTTTCATTCAAGAGTCTCGTCAAACTATTGCAGACATTATTCATAAGAAAGATCATCGCATGCTTGTAGTATGTGGCCCATGTTCTATCCATGATATTGAAGCGGCAAAAGAGTACGCGAAACGACTAAAAGCTATATCTGAGCAGCTTAGCGACCAACTGTATATTGTAATGCGTGTTTACTTTGAGAAGCCTCGTACCACTGTTGGCTGGAAAGGCTTGATCAATGACCCTCACCTAGACGGCACGTTCGATATTGAGCATGGTCTGCATGTAGGTCGCGAGCTTTTAGTTGAGTTAGCTGAGATGGAAATCCCACTTGCGACAGAAGCGCTAGATCCAATCAGCCCACAATACCTAGCAGATACATTCAGCTGGGCAGCAATCGGCGCTCGTACGACTGAATCACAAACCCACCGCGAAATGGCGAGTGGTCTTTCAATGCCAATCGGCTTTAAGAATGGTACAGACGGTAACTTAGGCACTGCAATTAATGCGATGCAGGCGGCTTCTTCTAGTCACCGTTTCATGGGCATCAGCCGTGAAGGCCAAGTCGCACTACTCACGACGCAAGGTAACCCTAATGGTCATGTCATTTTACGTGGCGGTAAGCAGACGAACTACGATTCAGTATCTGTGCATGAATGTGAGCAAGAGCTGGGTAAGTCTGGCTTAGAGGCGGCACTAATGGTCGACTGTAGTCATGCGAACTCTCGTAAAGATTTCCGTCGTCAACCGCTGGTGGCTGAAGATGTCATCCATCAGATTCGTGAAGGCAATAAGTCGATTATCGGCCTGATGATTGAGAGCCATATTAACGAAGGAAACCAATCTTCAGATATACCTCTCAATGAGATGAAATACGGTGTATCTATTACCGACGCGTGTATCAATTGGGATTCAACTGAGGCACTATTGAAACATGCACATACGGAATTAGTCCCGTTCTTAGAGAACCGCTTGAAAGGTTAG
- the nagZ gene encoding beta-N-acetylhexosaminidase, producing the protein MGPLWVDVAGYELTAEDREILEHPTVGGLILFARNYHDSKQLSALNKEIRKVAKRPILIGVDQEGGRVQRFRDGFSIIPAAQEFATKNNGDQLAEQAGWLMAAELIAHDIDLSFAPVLDKGHQCKAIGSRAFGEDIDTIVRHSSAFIKGMKSVGMATTGKHFPGHGGVIADSHLETPYDPRDDIFETDMAIFKAQIEAGILDAMMPAHVVFSHYDDQPASGSEYWLQKVLKQQLGFKGLVFSDDLTMEGAAIMGGPADRAKAALNAGCDMVLMCNKRDAQIEALDHLAIQEVPLANSLLKKHNFDLSTLHSDSRWKEASEQIKRMLNAE; encoded by the coding sequence ATGGGACCGTTGTGGGTTGATGTTGCGGGCTACGAGCTAACAGCTGAAGACAGAGAAATTTTAGAGCACCCAACAGTTGGTGGTCTCATCCTATTTGCTAGAAACTACCACGATAGCAAACAGCTATCGGCGTTAAACAAAGAGATCCGCAAGGTCGCAAAACGTCCTATTTTGATTGGCGTTGACCAAGAAGGTGGCCGAGTTCAGCGCTTCCGCGATGGATTTTCAATTATCCCTGCCGCTCAAGAGTTCGCGACTAAGAATAATGGTGATCAGTTAGCAGAACAAGCCGGTTGGTTGATGGCGGCGGAATTGATTGCCCATGATATCGATCTGAGCTTTGCGCCTGTATTAGACAAAGGCCATCAGTGTAAAGCGATTGGTAGCCGAGCGTTTGGTGAAGATATTGATACTATCGTTCGCCACAGTAGTGCTTTTATTAAGGGCATGAAATCGGTTGGAATGGCGACAACAGGAAAACACTTCCCAGGACACGGTGGCGTGATTGCTGATTCGCACCTTGAAACGCCTTACGATCCTAGAGACGATATCTTTGAAACTGATATGGCGATCTTCAAGGCTCAAATTGAAGCTGGAATATTAGATGCGATGATGCCTGCGCACGTGGTTTTTTCTCACTATGATGATCAGCCAGCGAGTGGCTCTGAGTATTGGCTGCAGAAAGTATTGAAGCAGCAGCTTGGATTTAAAGGCTTGGTATTCTCTGATGACTTAACGATGGAAGGCGCTGCAATTATGGGTGGGCCAGCCGACAGAGCGAAGGCTGCTCTGAATGCGGGTTGCGACATGGTGTTGATGTGTAATAAACGAGATGCACAAATTGAGGCTCTTGATCACTTAGCGATTCAAGAGGTGCCTTTAGCCAACTCATTGCTTAAAAAGCACAACTTTGATTTGTCGACGCTTCACTCAGATAGCCGATGGAAAGAGGCCTCAGAGCAAATTAAGCGAATGTTAAACGCTGAGTGA